Proteins from one Leptospira bourretii genomic window:
- a CDS encoding sodium:solute symporter family protein: protein MNFQAAFIIGYLFITIAIGIYAAKKVKNSKDFILAGRSLPLPISTAALFATWFGSETILGSSVEFAKGGFLAVIQDPFGGALCLFLLGLVFAKYLYRMQILTFGDFYRNRYGKKMEFIAGICLIFSYFGWVAAQFVALGIMVQILFGINQFTAIVIGACLVVFYTYLGGMWSVSLTDFFQSISIIVGLVIVLFELNEIKPIWTSIQEKPDGFFRFFPESNFHAWTLYLSAWMVVGFGSLPQQDIFQRVMSAKSEKVAIRASYLSSVFYLLFALIPLFLGLHAKSLIPNFDLNSETGQLLIPTMISKFSSPWIQVLFFSALISAILSTASGAILAPSSILSENILKYAFKDMDDKKLLLLSRTSVLIIAGISFLLAVGKPSIYALVEDSGGISLVTLFIPMVFGLMSQKADERSALFSLLVGIVTWLILEVYGDDMTSHFYGTIASLIAILIGMYFFPKKGQSLEAK, encoded by the coding sequence GAATTTCCAAGCTGCATTTATCATAGGTTACCTTTTCATTACGATTGCAATTGGAATTTATGCGGCAAAAAAAGTAAAAAATTCCAAAGACTTTATTTTAGCCGGTAGAAGTTTACCCCTCCCCATCTCCACTGCAGCTTTATTTGCCACTTGGTTTGGAAGTGAAACCATTCTTGGTTCCTCCGTAGAATTTGCAAAGGGGGGATTTTTAGCAGTCATCCAAGATCCGTTTGGTGGAGCCCTTTGTCTTTTTTTACTTGGACTCGTTTTTGCTAAGTATCTTTATCGAATGCAAATCCTTACCTTTGGTGACTTCTACAGAAACCGGTATGGAAAAAAGATGGAGTTTATCGCCGGGATCTGCCTTATCTTTTCCTATTTTGGTTGGGTCGCGGCACAATTTGTGGCTCTCGGAATAATGGTTCAAATTTTATTTGGAATCAACCAATTCACTGCCATAGTCATCGGAGCCTGCCTCGTTGTTTTTTATACTTATTTAGGAGGAATGTGGTCTGTTTCTTTAACAGATTTTTTCCAATCCATTTCCATCATAGTGGGCCTTGTCATCGTATTATTTGAGTTAAATGAAATAAAGCCTATATGGACATCTATCCAAGAAAAACCTGATGGATTCTTTCGTTTTTTTCCTGAATCCAATTTCCATGCTTGGACTTTGTATTTATCTGCTTGGATGGTTGTTGGTTTTGGATCTTTGCCCCAACAGGATATATTCCAAAGGGTCATGTCTGCTAAATCCGAAAAAGTGGCAATTCGTGCCTCTTATCTCTCTTCTGTTTTTTATTTACTTTTTGCTCTCATCCCCCTGTTTTTAGGACTCCATGCCAAAAGCCTGATCCCAAATTTTGATTTAAATTCCGAAACAGGACAACTTCTGATCCCGACGATGATTTCCAAGTTTTCCAGTCCTTGGATTCAAGTTTTATTTTTTTCTGCACTGATCTCTGCCATTCTTTCGACAGCATCTGGAGCCATCCTTGCTCCATCTTCTATATTATCTGAGAATATTCTAAAATACGCATTCAAGGATATGGACGATAAAAAACTCCTTTTGCTTTCGAGAACTTCGGTCCTAATCATTGCCGGAATTTCATTTTTACTGGCAGTGGGAAAACCTTCGATTTATGCTCTTGTGGAAGACTCAGGTGGGATCTCTCTTGTGACTTTATTTATCCCGATGGTATTTGGACTGATGAGCCAAAAGGCCGATGAAAGATCTGCGCTTTTTTCTTTACTCGTGGGGATTGTCACCTGGCTTATTTTGGAGGTTTACGGTGACGATATGACAAGCCATTTTTATGGAACCATAGCAAGCCTTATCGCCATCTTAATTGGGATGTATTTTTTTCCTAAGAAAGGGCAATCCTTAGAAGCCAAGTAA